In the Arthrobacter sp. 31Y genome, one interval contains:
- the thrB gene encoding homoserine kinase — translation MESTQPTATDRALVAAGQRLTVKVPGTSANLGPGYDSLGLALSIYDTLTVETLSTGELEFELSGEGADTLPRDASHLVVRAIDLALDRLGFQRSGLRITADNVNPHGRGLGSSASAVVAAVTAANALVPAESRQDRDWILQLTSEMEGHPDNVAPAIFGGLALSWQDSEQYSSTRADVTSSVIPVVAVPDYELATETARGLLPASVGHHAAAMNSGRAALLIHALTVEPALLLPGTEDYLHQSYRAQAMRPSADLIAALRSAGHAAVVSGAGPTVMVLANGADQAAAVVEFIEAFTAVNTPDVSWRVMTLAVDVQGARVEVHRR, via the coding sequence GTGGAATCAACGCAGCCCACCGCGACCGATCGTGCACTCGTCGCGGCAGGCCAGCGGCTGACCGTCAAGGTCCCCGGTACGAGTGCCAACCTGGGCCCCGGCTACGACAGCCTTGGCTTGGCCCTGTCCATATACGACACCTTGACGGTGGAAACCCTCAGCACCGGGGAGCTCGAGTTCGAGCTCTCCGGTGAGGGCGCCGACACCCTCCCTCGCGATGCCAGCCACTTGGTGGTTCGCGCCATCGATCTCGCGCTGGATCGCCTGGGCTTCCAGCGTTCCGGGCTGAGAATCACGGCGGATAACGTGAATCCGCATGGCCGGGGACTTGGGTCTTCAGCCTCGGCTGTTGTGGCCGCTGTTACTGCTGCCAATGCTCTAGTGCCCGCAGAATCCCGGCAGGACCGTGACTGGATTTTGCAGCTGACCAGCGAGATGGAAGGGCACCCGGACAACGTCGCACCCGCGATTTTCGGCGGACTGGCGCTGTCATGGCAGGACAGCGAGCAGTACAGCAGCACACGCGCTGACGTCACTTCGTCGGTCATTCCTGTTGTGGCAGTCCCGGACTACGAGCTTGCTACGGAAACTGCGCGTGGACTGCTGCCTGCATCGGTTGGTCACCATGCTGCAGCAATGAATTCCGGACGTGCAGCACTGTTGATCCATGCGCTCACTGTGGAACCCGCTTTGCTGCTTCCCGGCACGGAAGACTACCTCCACCAGAGCTACCGCGCGCAGGCCATGCGCCCCAGTGCCGACCTCATCGCAGCTCTCCGGAGTGCGGGCCACGCGGCCGTTGTATCCGGCGCAGGTCCGACGGTGATGGTGCTGGCAAATGGTGCTGACCAAGCCGCTGCCGTTGTTGAATTCATTGAGGCGTTCACGGCGGTCAACACACCCGACGTCAGTTGGCGCGTGATGACGCTGGCTGTGGACGTTCAAGGTGCTAGAGTGGAAGTGCACCGCCGGTAA
- the thrC gene encoding threonine synthase codes for MAHQWRGVIREYADRLPVTEATKVITLGEGGTPLVHAQKLSELTGSEVYLKVEGMNPTGSFKDRGMTMAMTAAVEAGAKAVVCASTGNTSASAAAYATAAGLKCAVLVPEGKISMGKLSQAIAHGATLLQVDGNFDNCLDIARKLGEAYPVFLVNSVNPARIQGQKTGAFEVVDSLGDAPDIHVLPVGNAGNITAYWKGYKEYSAPFETANGTLPAVATKTPVMWGFQAAGAAPFVAGHPITEPDTIATAIRIGNPASWETAVAARDESGGLIEAVTDDEILAAHRWLSAKEGVFVEPGSAAGVAGLIKKHAAGEVPSGKTIVITVTGHGLKDPQWALRTEDGSDVQPVKVPNDVVTVAAELGLEEN; via the coding sequence GTGGCTCACCAATGGCGCGGAGTAATCCGCGAATACGCTGATCGTTTGCCTGTAACGGAAGCCACCAAGGTCATCACCCTCGGCGAGGGCGGCACGCCGCTCGTCCACGCGCAGAAACTCTCCGAGCTCACCGGCTCCGAGGTATACCTGAAGGTCGAAGGCATGAACCCCACGGGTTCGTTCAAAGACCGCGGCATGACCATGGCTATGACGGCTGCTGTGGAGGCCGGTGCCAAGGCTGTGGTTTGCGCCTCCACGGGCAACACGTCCGCCTCAGCTGCGGCCTATGCCACTGCCGCCGGCCTCAAGTGTGCGGTGCTGGTACCGGAAGGCAAGATCTCCATGGGCAAGCTGAGCCAGGCCATCGCCCATGGTGCCACCCTGCTCCAGGTTGACGGGAACTTTGACAACTGTTTGGACATCGCCCGGAAACTTGGCGAAGCCTATCCCGTGTTCCTGGTGAACTCCGTAAACCCGGCGCGAATCCAGGGCCAGAAGACTGGTGCCTTTGAAGTTGTGGACAGCCTGGGCGATGCTCCCGACATCCACGTGCTGCCCGTGGGCAACGCCGGCAATATCACTGCCTACTGGAAGGGCTACAAGGAGTACTCCGCACCCTTCGAGACCGCCAACGGAACACTGCCGGCTGTAGCCACCAAGACACCGGTCATGTGGGGCTTCCAGGCCGCGGGAGCCGCGCCGTTCGTTGCGGGGCACCCCATCACTGAACCGGACACGATCGCCACCGCTATCCGCATCGGTAACCCGGCATCGTGGGAGACCGCAGTTGCGGCCCGTGACGAATCCGGCGGACTGATCGAAGCTGTGACCGATGATGAGATTCTGGCCGCCCACCGCTGGTTGTCCGCCAAGGAAGGCGTCTTCGTCGAACCCGGCTCCGCTGCCGGCGTTGCGGGCTTGATCAAAAAGCACGCCGCAGGCGAAGTTCCGTCCGGCAAAACCATCGTCATCACCGTTACCGGGCATGGCCTCAAGGACCCGCAGTGGGCCCTCCGCACCGAAGATGGCAGCGATGTCCAGCCCGTCAAGGTGCCAAACGACGTCGTCACCGTTGCCGCAGAACTGGGACTGGAAGAAAACTAA
- a CDS encoding homoserine dehydrogenase: protein MSEVRTLKVALLGCGNVGAQVARILIDDAEALAARSGARLELSGIAVRNIESPRDVELPRELFTTDADTLVKEADLVIELMGGIEPARSLILTAIQNGACVVTGNKALLAQDGPTLYEEADKAGVQLSYEAAVAGAIPILRPIRDSLSGDRITRVLGIVNGTTNFILDQMDTTGAQFSDALAEAQRLGYAEADPTADVEGHDAAAKAAILASLSFHTRFSLDDVYCEGITKVSAADIASAKEAGFVIKLLAIAEKIDSSENGSGISVRVHPTLLPREHPLAAVRGAFNAVFIEAENAGELMFYGQGAGGTPTASAVLGDLVSAARRLVLGGPGRTETTTGHVPALAIDASTTSYYIGLDVADQAGVLARIAHIFAENGVSIETMRQTIHRDSSSNVESAELKIVTHRASEAALAATVEAVKGLDVINSVTSVLRVEGV from the coding sequence ATGTCTGAAGTGCGAACCTTGAAGGTGGCCCTGCTGGGCTGTGGCAACGTTGGGGCCCAGGTTGCGCGGATTCTGATTGACGACGCCGAGGCCCTCGCTGCCCGCAGCGGTGCACGCCTGGAACTTTCCGGCATCGCCGTGCGCAATATCGAATCTCCGCGTGACGTCGAACTGCCGCGCGAACTGTTCACCACCGATGCCGATACTTTGGTCAAGGAAGCAGACCTGGTCATCGAACTCATGGGCGGCATCGAGCCCGCCCGTTCGCTGATCCTGACGGCCATCCAAAACGGCGCGTGCGTCGTCACAGGTAACAAGGCCCTGCTGGCACAGGATGGCCCCACTCTGTACGAAGAGGCTGACAAAGCCGGAGTCCAGCTGTCCTACGAAGCTGCCGTTGCCGGAGCCATCCCCATCCTGCGCCCCATCCGTGACAGCCTGTCCGGAGATCGCATCACCCGCGTGCTGGGAATTGTCAACGGCACCACAAACTTCATCCTGGACCAGATGGACACCACTGGTGCGCAGTTCTCCGATGCACTGGCGGAGGCCCAGCGTCTGGGATACGCGGAAGCGGACCCCACTGCCGACGTCGAAGGCCACGACGCTGCAGCCAAAGCAGCCATTCTTGCGTCATTGTCGTTCCACACGCGCTTCTCGCTGGACGATGTCTATTGCGAAGGCATCACCAAGGTCAGCGCTGCAGACATCGCCTCCGCCAAAGAAGCCGGCTTTGTGATCAAGCTGCTCGCAATTGCCGAGAAAATCGACTCTTCGGAGAACGGCAGCGGCATTTCCGTGCGCGTCCACCCCACCCTCCTGCCGCGTGAACACCCGCTGGCAGCTGTCCGTGGTGCTTTCAACGCCGTCTTCATCGAGGCTGAGAACGCCGGTGAACTGATGTTCTATGGCCAGGGCGCAGGCGGAACTCCCACCGCATCTGCTGTGCTGGGTGACCTCGTGTCCGCTGCGCGTCGCTTGGTCCTTGGCGGTCCCGGGCGCACCGAAACCACCACGGGCCACGTCCCGGCACTGGCCATCGATGCATCCACCACGAGCTACTACATTGGCCTTGATGTCGCTGACCAAGCCGGCGTGCTGGCCCGGATTGCGCACATCTTTGCCGAGAATGGCGTTTCGATCGAAACCATGCGCCAAACGATCCACCGCGACTCTTCCTCCAACGTTGAGTCAGCCGAACTGAAAATCGTGACGCACCGTGCGTCCGAAGCTGCACTTGCGGCAACCGTCGAGGCCGTCAAAGGTTTGGACGTCATTAATTCTGTAACATCCGTACTGCGGGTAGAAGGGGTCTAA
- the lysA gene encoding diaminopimelate decarboxylase codes for MNQAADHASPLAPEWLAVPGDLNALQEPMWAAGVEKNDVGEVTVDGLSVSELKEQFGTPLFVMSESDFRARARAFKDAFDAAFADICGGVDVYYAGKSFLCTAVASWVAEEGLRLDTCSGGELAVAARAGIDGSNLGLHGNNKSDAEINRALDMKLGRIVVDSLDELERVAKIASGRGEVAKVMLRLTPGVHAHTHEFIATAHEDQKFGLSMAGDSTEEAGLSAAEEAVAAATSYASVELLGLHCHIGSQIFEPDGFAVAAEKLLGFLAAMQSKYSIVMPELDLGGGYGIAYTPVDTPRPPAEIAQTMAAVVRSKCAELNITPPRVSIEPGRAIVGSTTFTLYEVGTLKTVRVDAPAGEEAQENVTYPRRYVSVDGGMSDNARPVLYDADYSAILASRDSDAAPQLSRVVGKHCESGDIVVRDVYLPADVAAGDLLAVPGTGAYCWALSSNYNYLARPGVVAVRDGAARLIVRGETEEDLLNRDMGVANV; via the coding sequence ATGAACCAAGCTGCTGATCACGCATCTCCGCTTGCTCCCGAATGGTTGGCCGTTCCCGGGGACCTCAATGCACTTCAGGAGCCCATGTGGGCTGCCGGCGTTGAGAAGAACGACGTCGGTGAGGTCACCGTTGATGGGCTCTCCGTCAGTGAACTCAAGGAACAGTTCGGAACTCCGCTGTTTGTCATGAGTGAATCGGACTTCCGCGCCCGGGCCCGTGCCTTCAAGGACGCCTTCGACGCCGCCTTCGCTGACATTTGCGGGGGAGTTGACGTCTACTACGCAGGGAAGTCCTTCCTGTGCACCGCGGTGGCCAGTTGGGTGGCAGAAGAGGGCCTGCGCCTGGATACGTGTTCCGGTGGCGAACTCGCTGTCGCCGCCCGCGCAGGAATCGACGGCTCCAACCTCGGCTTACACGGCAATAACAAGTCTGACGCCGAGATCAACCGCGCCTTGGACATGAAGCTTGGCAGGATCGTGGTGGACAGCCTCGATGAACTGGAGCGGGTCGCCAAGATAGCTTCCGGCCGCGGCGAGGTTGCCAAGGTCATGCTGCGCCTGACCCCTGGTGTGCACGCGCACACCCACGAGTTCATCGCCACCGCACACGAGGACCAGAAGTTTGGCCTTTCCATGGCCGGGGACTCCACTGAGGAAGCGGGCCTGTCCGCGGCCGAGGAAGCAGTGGCTGCAGCAACCTCCTACGCCAGCGTCGAGCTTTTGGGGCTTCACTGCCACATCGGCTCGCAGATCTTCGAGCCCGACGGCTTTGCTGTAGCAGCGGAGAAACTCCTGGGCTTCCTTGCCGCCATGCAGTCCAAGTACTCCATCGTCATGCCTGAGCTGGACCTGGGCGGAGGTTACGGAATCGCCTACACACCGGTGGATACCCCGCGTCCGCCCGCAGAGATCGCCCAGACGATGGCCGCCGTCGTACGCTCCAAGTGTGCTGAGTTGAACATCACGCCGCCGCGCGTGTCCATTGAACCCGGACGCGCGATCGTGGGCAGTACCACTTTCACGCTGTACGAAGTTGGCACGCTCAAAACAGTCCGCGTTGATGCCCCTGCGGGTGAAGAAGCGCAAGAGAACGTTACGTATCCACGGCGCTATGTGTCGGTGGACGGCGGAATGAGCGACAACGCCCGCCCGGTGCTTTACGACGCGGATTATTCGGCAATTTTGGCTTCCCGGGACTCGGATGCGGCTCCGCAGCTGTCCCGAGTAGTGGGCAAACATTGCGAGAGCGGCGACATAGTTGTTAGAGATGTATATCTGCCCGCGGATGTGGCAGCCGGTGATTTGCTCGCAGTACCGGGTACCGGCGCCTACTGCTGGGCCCTCTCCAGCAACTACAACTACCTGGCCCGGCCTGGCGTTGTCGCTGTACGCGACGGAGCCGCCCGGCTGATTGTCCGCGGGGAAACCGAAGAAGATCTCTTGAACCGCGACATGGGAGTGGCGAATGTCTGA